The genome window TTCCGTTGGGAAGCGCTCATGCCCCGGAAGTTGGGTTTCTTTCAAAAAGGTGATTAGCATTTGGATGTTCCTATAGCCGCAAAATCCTCCTTCTTTGGGGATCTTGGAGATCTGATGGACCTTTGGGCTGCAGAAAAAAGCACGTTGGACGGATTTGTCCTGCTCACACAACCGAGCGAGCACCGGGATGACATCGCGCGTCTCGTTTTCGACAGCTTCGCGCCTCCGAAGCGTGCCGTCTGAGGCAATTGTGTTTGTGAAGATTGACATAGAACCCCTCTCTAACATTCTTCGCAGCCATGATGGCATCTGCTTTTCGTGAGCATGAGGCCCTAACTCCGTACGCTAGGTTGAGTGTCAGCACAACGCGCTCTATGATGTATAAAGGGTAAGTGAGGATTTCGTACTCCAAGACGCTTAGCTGTCTCTCTGTGCGGTGTTTTTGTGCCGCCGACGAATGACCCCGGCGAGGGCGTTCTATCTTCATTGGGTAGCAGCCCGGGAGTGCGCTCTTTCAACCGTTCCCGTCTCTCTGCATCATGGCTTGACACAGGACTCTCCACGTCAACAGGCAACTCTGGCTGGTGTGAAGATATGTCTTCAAAGGCAACTGTTTCCGCAAAATGCAAGTCGAGGTGGGCGGCGACTTCAGTGTCGAGTACTATTTCCCCACAGCCGTGCGGACACTCGGCATAAGCCCCTGGACATTCTTCTGTTCCAGTTGAAGGTGCATTTGCCGGCTGTCTGCTATGCTCAGCCTGAGTATCCACTTCAGGGTGATAAACATCCACATGCTCTACAACACGGCTAATGTCCGGATCAGAAAATGGACAAAAGGGGCACGTTGGATCACTATGATTTATCTGGTCCATGGCAGCCAGTTTTTTATTGTAACCGCTCCAAGGATTACCTCAAGATGAGATGAAAACAGCTCCGCGTTCTTGTAAGTTATGGTTAGTATATGTGTTTCAGCAACTAAGAAGAGGTGATTAAGAGCCGACTAGGGCCAGAAAGTAGACAAAATTGACAGTTGGCTAAATAGGCAACCATCGTAGGCCCACCTAACTCAACCACAAAATCATGTGCCAAGTAGGTTAGATGCGAAGATCGAAGCCCAACCGAGACAATTTATGTTAAAACGATATACAATCTATCTTTCATTATAACCATTACTTACTCCGACGGTGTACTGGGGTGTGGCTAAGAGCCCAACAATGAGAATGAATGAAAGTTTGGCCTTGCGGACTCTCTGGTATTACAAAACAATACCATCACGGGTAATATTAGCCTCATATCCATATCGGTTCATTCTTCCCGACTTGCTACCAGCAATTCAACGTTTGCTACTGTAAGTAGGCAGGAAATACggagtatattaatatttccgCCGATGaaatattactactacttaatatatatcccaAAGTAGATTTGATGCACCCTTTCTTGCACAAATCAGTATAGACGAATTTGTCTTTCTGATGGTAAAACAGTACAGAGTATCACAATATCGATAACAGGTAGCATACTGAACGGATCTCATTGAATAGTCACACCTCGCTAGTTCTATGATACAAATTGCTGCGCATAGCAGTTCCAAGGGAAATTAAGAAACGTGGGACCCTAAATGGGCGATACCATAATCCGCGACCAAACAGCCAAATCAACCACCTGTCATCTCCGTATGAAAGAGTCATGATATCTGAGCGCAAGCATGATTACAGGTATCATAGATTCAATCTTtgaaaagaattttaatgCTTATGAAGCTTTTGTATTGATGGCTAAAAATGATCAGCTAGATAGTATGTCTAATACAATGTGTTATAGAAGAACATGATACTTTAACATAGCATCAAGTGGTCCAGTTGAGAATTCCAATTGTTTTCTGATTGATGCCATTCTCCCATCTCTTTGATATGAAAACACATGATTAGAGGGTAGATTACTTTATGAAACGGGGCGTATGCAAACTCGGAAAGAACTAGACTGCTTTGGTACATTAGCGCTTCTGTTCTCTGACTCAACGTTTATCTTCGATTAGTAATAAGTGAGTTTTGATAATGTGTATCCGCAAAAGGAAGGCGGAGAAACAAAATGGCGAACGACCATTCGTTCTACATTTCATCGGCATGAGCTCCGCTTTCGCAACCCCGCCAGTGCACATAAAAAAGGCTGTCCCGCTACCGGAGCCAATTGCGTGGGTGTGTCATCTCTCAATTGCAAGGCTTCAACGTGCTGTTCGAGCGACCCAAAGATGGATGATCATCAGCAAAACCAGAAGGATCCTTTGGAAGTTGCCAGGTATGAGTCAAAAGACTCACCGGATAGCAATTGGGTTGTGCAGAAGTTTGGAGGTACCAGTGTTGGGAAATTCGCATTGAACATCATTGACCAAGTGGTATTGTAAGTACAATCGCCCTTTGAACATCCTTCTAAATTCCGCCGTATTTGCTAACAACGGCTCTGATTCAGACCAAGTTTACTCGAACACCGCGTGGCTATAGTTTGTTCGGCAAGGAGTAGTTCAACGAAGGCTGCAGGAACCACAAACCGGTGAGTCATAACCCCTGTGTTCCAAATTCCAAGAGATCTTTCCATAGCCTGTCCAGCTCCTGTCCGCAATGTCTCTACGACTTCCAGATATTGTTAGAATAGAATTACCATTCGGACTAACCTACTATATAACGCAGCCTTTTGCGAGCAGCTCGGGATGCGGAAGACGCTCTATCACAAGAATATGCTTCCCTTGTTGAGGCAGTCCGGCTCGAACATATCCAGGTCGTTGACGAACAAATCCAGTCCAAGGTACTTAAGTCCCGGCTCATTTCAGAGATAAACAACGAATGCGACAAAGTACTTCGAGTCCTGGAGGCTGCACAAACTTTAGGAGAGATAAGCGCACGATGCGTGGATAAAGTGATTAGTACAGGAGAAAAGCTCAGTTGTCGCCTCATGGCCGCTTATATTCAGGACCGCGGTGTGGATTCACAGTACGTGGATCTAGCTGAGGTCATCGATTTTCCCATCTCGAATCAGGGTCTCGACCAGGACTTCTACAATAATCTCGCTGCAGCTCTTGGCCGAAAGATTCGGGCCTGTGAGAACAAAGTGCCAGTTGTTACTGGGTTTTTCGGAACCGTACCTGGTGGCCTCCTCGATCAAATTGGCCGCGGTTATACTGATCTTTGCGCTGCCCTCGTTGCTGTTGGAATAGATGCCAAGGAACTCCAAGTCTGGAAAGAGGTTGATGGAATATTCACCGCAGATCCCCGGAAAGTGCCTACTGCACGCCTTTTACCTGCAATCACACCAGCCGAGGCAGCTGAACTGACATTCTATGGTTCGGAGGTGATCCATCCCTTCACTATGGAGCAAGTCATCCGTGCCAAGATTCCAATTCGCATAAAGAATGTTATGAACCCAAGAGGTGATGGCACCGTGATCTTTCCAGACTCCACTTTTGAACTGGAGAAGACAACCCCAGGTCATGATCCGAGACTATTCCGTACTCGCAGCCCTAGTCTTGTGCAGCGGCCTAAACGCCCAACGGCGGTAACGATCAAGCACAAGATCTTGGTGATTAATGTACATTCCAACAAACGTTCGCTCTCACATGGATTCTTCGCTGGGATATTTTCCGTTCTCGACAGGTGGAGACTTTCTATCGATTTGATATCTACAAGTGAGGTTCATGTCTCGATGGCTCTTCATTCGGAAATGCCTCTTCTAAACGGAGTTGGGAGGGATGAATACCAGGTAATTGATGAAGATCTCAAAGGTGCTTTGCGCGACCTGCAGAGATATGGTACAGTTGATATCATCCCCGAGATGGCAATCCTTAGTCTTGTCGGGAAACAGATGAAAAATATGATTGGAGTAGCTGGCCGCATGTTTTCTACCCTAGGTGAGAACAATGTCAATATAGAGATGATTTCCCAGGGTAAGTCTCACCTTCACCTGTGCGTCTTGAACACCGACTGACGATATACCGCCCTGAAGGTGCAAGTGAGATCAACATCTCTTGTGTCatagaagaaagagacgCTGATCGTGCTCTAAATATTATCCACACCAGCATGTTCACATTCTTGGACTAAAAGTGCTCTTTTTGTTCCCTTATACATTTGCGTCGCGCTACCTTCCAGATACTGTGTCCGCCCCTAACGCTATGATGTCCATTATCACCCTTATGTCTCCCCAAACTACAAGAGTCACGTGCATATAAACAGCTGTGTAGTTGATTcatgcttcttttcttcctttctatattctttcctttccttcttcggtTGCAGGTTTGTCTAATGCAGATAGATTTATGACTTTTCTTGTATGCTTCAGGTTGTTCATGCATCGGCGTCAAGTTTATTTTCTTTGGTCTACTGGGGTTGGCTTACCATTATACTGTTTCTGATTTATCTGTCCTTATTGTTTATTGTATagagcttcatcttcttgcaAGACCTTTCCCACTATCCTAAAGGAATGCTTCCCAAGCTTCTTCCGGCATATTTATCTCATTGCAGAATAGTTATCTGTCAGAAAGGCTTATATAGCGAGTTCCGGACTTAATTCTGCTTACAGTAATGATCAGTATATGCATAGTTCCTGCAGGTCCAACAAAAGCCATGTTCACAACGGTGCATGCGAGGTTTATTTCTCACATTGCTCAACGACAACCTTGCACGAGGAAAAGAATATTTGATGATATAGTAGTGGATACAGTAGTTTGGGGTGGATCCCTGGATATAAGAGTAGGAGCAAATCATGCCAGTTACAACATACGTTTACAAATCGTTTGTATAAtatgtataatattaaagatagtTAGCAGTACGTTATGCGGGTAATGCCGAATAAGTTCACGGCCCCTTCGAGGGTATTGTAACATGCAGACATTTCAGATATTCAGACGGCGGTTCTATAATCTAGAGAACTTAGATAGGTGCTAACTTACGTATAAGTAGGGTCAACCCTTGCGCCGCCATGGCACTCTTAGCTTGACTTCCTTGTAGCTCCGCGGGTGTTgtagttattatatagcGAGATCGATTCACAGTACCTAAGAGCTTTGATAAGAAAATgtagggaaaaggaaaggcgAGTGGGTGGGGTCGGCAATTCAAAACCCCTAAGTGCATGGCTCACAGCAGTAAGTGGTTGCTTACGCCTCGGTCGCTGCATTGTCTTAGACAAGCCGCATTATTGCGAGTCCCTAGCTCGGTATtcgctgcttcttctgggagggaggtgaggtaATCATCCCTGGATGGCATAAATTGTTCATGTGGCTTATGTGTGCTGTTCAATGAGTTCAGTAGCGCTTTACTTAGATTGTGAACAGGGTTTGAAAGGAAGCTAGGGCTGTAGTGGGCTACTAGTATCATCGTGAAGTCGGAGAATGTTCGTGGTAGCGAAGTAATACGTAGCCCAAGTGCTTCCAGAAGGGTGGGAGTGTGGATTACGGTATCCTCGTCAGTTACAATTTTCATAACGAATGAGCGAAACTGTGTTCGGTAGCCTAGACTGTATTTGGTAGGCTgggaatttataataatatatcaagtGCATGCCACCAGAGTCCAGACTCCAAACTGCTTTCATCAATTGACCAAGGGACCCATGATCTGCAAAATTCGCCGGCTGATTGGGTGGGTTTGAGCAAGGGATGAATCCCCATGGGTCTAACAGATGTAGCGTCGATACTGTTCACTGGGCAGCATCAAGGGACCCGCATGCCTACTCAGTCTGTGCTAGGCTAgtaagggaggagggggagccAGGGATTGGTATTACCATCTACATTTATGTATGCGGTACGAAGCACAAGAGAACGAAATTGCAAACACGGAGTAAATGGTAATTTACTTGTGACGATACGTGTAATATCTGCCTCTCATGCCTGATGGCCACCCGAGGGTAGCTTGATAGTCCGGAGGCTGCCCGACGCGTGACGCGCACGCGCCATAACCATACCATACAGGCCCGACGAGGCGCGTGGGCAATCAACAGGTGCAGCCTGTCTTTCTTCGTTCTCTCATTCTTCACTCAACTAAGGAATTATTCACAAAATATCTTGCGCATATCTCCCCACCTTACCTGGATGGACCTTACCGGACAAAGGGATTTGAACTTAGTCGAGCCGTCTTGCCGCCTATGTTCTGGGACTCTTTCCTTCGATAACCCACTTGCTCCATCGCTCTGTTCTcgatctcatcatccaacataCATCATCTACTTCGCGCCTACTCCAACGTACCACACCCTACCAAAGGCAGTCTGCTTTTGGCTACATCATTGTCCAGATAACCACGTCAAGTTTCACGCCTTGGATGACAAAGGCTTTTCCTTCAGGCCGTCTGTGTCTTTGTCTCTAGATTACTGCCTTTGCATCGCGCTCTTACGCGCTTGATGTTCTGACCATCATCGTTTCTCGCTCTGCGATTTGGAACTCTGCCACCCAGATTTTATCCAATTATCCCAGCAAGGCGTGCTCCCTCGTTCACTTTGCGGGTACCTTGCCAGAGCCCAAGGTGACCCGAAGCTTTGCCCTGTTGCCATACACGGTGTGCGGAAGTTTGCTCCGCGTCGAAAGTCCCTTGACACCAAGGTACAGGGCATAGATCGTGGCAGTATGAGCCCGACACGTTCTGCGCCGGTAACCTCACGGCCTTCTTGTGGAAAAGCGATTTCCAAGCCACGCCCCCGCTTAGAGCCCTCACCTTTACCTCTGCAGCCCGTTGAGCATGTGTCGGCGAAAGATCAATCTCTAAATGCGACCACTTCTACGACACACAACGCTTCGCCAGCAAAAGTTGCTCGCAGCTCAAGTAGCCTATTTTCTGGACATGGAAGTCTAGGATTCGTTCCCATCACGGCTCCCCCGGCTCCAGAATTCACCACAGACTCTCCTTCCAAACACCCCTCTTTCGGATATCGCCACagcgctgcttcttcttccatgcccCAATCCGCGTTATTCACGACATTCTCCACTTCCAGTTCAGGGAAACACTCACCTAAGGATGCGCAGTCATCAGATGAGCCCAACAGCGATAATTTTGCAGACTTCCCTGAACCCTCATTCATACCGAAACCTATGAAGAGGACACTTATGGACGCGGCGCCACTAAAGGAACGACAAACAAAAAAGCAGAAGCGGGAGGAACCTAGTTCTATGCGCTTGCCGGAACCTCATGAAATGCCCCCGATAGAAGACGATGGCACGAAGCCGCCTTATAGCTATGCGACGCTAATTGGCATGTCTATACTTCGTGCGCCAAACAGGCGATTGACCTTAGCGCAAATATACAAGTGGATCTCAGATACGTTTTCTTATTACAAAAATAGTGACCCAGGCTGGCAGAACAGCATTCGGCACAATCTTAGCCTGAATAAAGCATTTATCAAGCAAGAAAGACCTAAGGATGATCCAGGGAAAGGCAATTACTGGGCAATTGAACCTGGAATGGAAGCCCAATTCCTCAAAGACAAGCCACTGCG of Aspergillus luchuensis IFO 4308 DNA, chromosome 7, nearly complete sequence contains these proteins:
- a CDS encoding C78 family peptidase (COG:S;~EggNog:ENOG410PFM1;~InterPro:IPR012462;~MEROPS:MER1108685;~PFAM:PF07910), with product MDQINHSDPTCPFCPFSDPDISRVVEHVDVYHPEVDTQAEHSRQPANAPSTGTEECPGAYAECPHGCGEIVLDTEVAAHLDLHFAETVAFEDISSHQPELPVDVESPVSSHDAERRERLKERTPGLLPNEDRTPSPGSFVGGTKTPHRETAKRLGRTELGPHAHEKQMPSWLRRMLERGSMSIFTNTIASDGTLRRREAVENETRDVIPVLARLCEQDKSVQRAFFCSPKVHQISKIPKEGGFCGYRNIQMLITFLKETQLPGHERFPTELPTIFQLQDMIEDAWDKGFNSVGRVETGGIRGTRKYIGTPEAQALFSSLGIQCEANSIGASKEVRAHDALYMNVAAYFRESCALEEGKKVMQTNLPPIYFQHQGHSMTIIGFEIRDGGSADILVFDPMFRTPPAVKRLRGPQALTSDPARVLKAYRRGTAYLQKYKAFELLKLKYSANSSSKSTAS
- the HOM3 gene encoding aspartate kinase (COG:E;~EggNog:ENOG410PFFF;~InterPro:IPR027795,IPR001048,IPR001341,IPR036393, IPR018042,IPR002912,IPR041747;~PFAM:PF01842,PF13840,PF00696;~go_function: GO:0004072 - aspartate kinase activity [Evidence IEA];~go_process: GO:0008652 - cellular amino acid biosynthetic process [Evidence IEA]); the encoded protein is MDDHQQNQKDPLEVARYESKDSPDSNWVVQKFGGTSVGKFALNIIDQVVLPSLLEHRVAIVCSARSSSTKAAGTTNRLLRAARDAEDALSQEYASLVEAVRLEHIQVVDEQIQSKVLKSRLISEINNECDKVLRVLEAAQTLGEISARCVDKVISTGEKLSCRLMAAYIQDRGVDSQYVDLAEVIDFPISNQGLDQDFYNNLAAALGRKIRACENKVPVVTGFFGTVPGGLLDQIGRGYTDLCAALVAVGIDAKELQVWKEVDGIFTADPRKVPTARLLPAITPAEAAELTFYGSEVIHPFTMEQVIRAKIPIRIKNVMNPRGDGTVIFPDSTFELEKTTPGHDPRLFRTRSPSLVQRPKRPTAVTIKHKILVINVHSNKRSLSHGFFAGIFSVLDRWRLSIDLISTSEVHVSMALHSEMPLLNGVGRDEYQVIDEDLKGALRDLQRYGTVDIIPEMAILSLVGKQMKNMIGVAGRMFSTLGENNVNIEMISQGASEINISCVIEERDADRALNIIHTSMFTFLD